The proteins below are encoded in one region of Bacillus vallismortis:
- a CDS encoding YaiI/YqxD family protein — protein sequence MEGWRITLLNEQEKTIFVDADACPVKDEILQTASDYNVQVLFVASFEHYQLSRSKEEIWKYVDPHKEAADLYIANHVKPGDVVVTQDIGLASLLLNRNVSVMSERGRLYKEDTIDFALESRHFSGKQRRKGIYAKGPKKLNKEDRERFITLLQKILSNDEGILH from the coding sequence ATGGAGGGATGGAGAATTACTCTTCTTAATGAACAAGAAAAGACGATTTTTGTCGATGCTGACGCTTGTCCGGTAAAAGATGAAATTTTGCAAACAGCATCCGATTATAACGTTCAAGTTCTTTTTGTCGCTTCATTTGAACATTATCAGCTTTCCAGAAGCAAGGAAGAAATATGGAAGTATGTTGATCCTCATAAAGAAGCTGCTGATTTATATATCGCAAATCATGTAAAACCGGGAGATGTTGTTGTGACGCAGGACATCGGATTAGCGTCCCTGCTGTTGAACAGAAATGTCTCAGTTATGTCGGAAAGAGGGCGTCTTTACAAAGAAGATACGATTGATTTTGCTCTTGAGAGCCGTCATTTTTCCGGTAAACAAAGGAGAAAAGGCATATACGCCAAAGGTCCTAAAAAATTGAATAAAGAAGATCGAGAACGATTTATTACACTACTGCAAAAAATCCTGTCGAACGATGAAGGGATTTTGCACTAA
- a CDS encoding pyruvate, water dikinase regulatory protein yields the protein MNNRIIYVVSDSVGETAELVVKAALSQFNGSADDTHVRRIPYVEDIGTINEVISLAKADGGIICFTLVVPEIREYLIAEAEKANVLYYDIIGPLIDKMETAYGLTAKYEPGRVRQLDEDYFKKVEAIEFAVKYDDGRDPRGILKADIVLIGVSRTSKTPLSQYLAHKRLKVANVPIVPEVDPPEELFNVDPKKCIGLKISPDKLNHIRKERLKSLGLNDKAIYANINRIKEELEYFEKIVDRIGCQVVDVSNKAVEETANIIHHLKTKNM from the coding sequence ATGAATAACCGCATCATCTATGTCGTATCGGATTCCGTCGGTGAAACGGCTGAATTGGTAGTAAAAGCAGCGCTCAGCCAATTTAACGGATCAGCGGACGATACACATGTCAGAAGAATTCCTTATGTTGAAGATATAGGCACGATCAATGAAGTGATTTCACTTGCGAAGGCAGACGGCGGCATTATCTGTTTTACACTCGTGGTGCCGGAAATAAGAGAATATTTGATTGCCGAAGCGGAAAAAGCAAATGTTTTATATTATGATATTATCGGCCCGTTAATTGATAAAATGGAAACAGCCTACGGTTTAACAGCGAAATACGAACCGGGGCGGGTGCGCCAGCTTGATGAAGATTATTTCAAAAAAGTGGAGGCCATCGAGTTTGCAGTGAAATATGATGATGGACGGGATCCAAGAGGGATTTTAAAAGCGGATATCGTTTTGATCGGCGTATCGAGAACGTCTAAAACACCACTGTCTCAATATCTCGCCCACAAGCGCCTGAAGGTTGCCAATGTTCCGATTGTACCTGAAGTTGACCCGCCGGAAGAACTCTTTAACGTTGATCCGAAAAAATGCATCGGTTTAAAGATTAGCCCGGATAAACTGAATCACATTAGAAAAGAACGGTTGAAATCACTCGGACTAAATGACAAAGCGATCTATGCAAATATCAACAGAATCAAAGAAGAACTCGAATATTTCGAAAAGATTGTGGATCGGATCGGGTGCCAGGTTGTTGATGTTTCAAATAAAGCGGTTGAAGAAACAGCGAATATTATCCATCATCTCAAAACAAAAAACATGTAA
- the glyS gene encoding glycine--tRNA ligase subunit beta, whose amino-acid sequence MSKQDLLLEIGLEEMPARFLHDSMVQLGEKLTGWLNEKNITHGEVKLFNTPRRLAVFVKDVAEKQDDIKEEAKGPAKKIALDADGNWTKAAIGFSKGQGADVNDLYIKEVKGTEYVFVQKFQAGQETKSLLPELSGLVTSLNFPKNMRWGNEDLRYIRPIKWIVSLFGQDVIPFSITNIESGRTTQGHRFLGHEVSIDSPSAYEEQLKEQHVIADPHIRKQMIQSQLEAMAADNNWNIPVDEDLLNEVNHLVEYPTALYGSFESEFLTIPEEVLVTTMKEHQRYFPVKDKNGDLLPYFITVRNGNSHAIENVARGNEKVLRARLSDASFFYKEDQKLNIDANVKKLENIVFHEELGSLADKVRRVTSIAEKLAGRLQADEDTLKHVKRAAEISKFDLVTHMIYEFPELQGIMGEKYARMLGEDEAVAAAVNEHYMPRSAGGETPSTFTGAVVAMSDKLDTIASFFSIGVIPTGSQDPYGLRRQASGIVAILLDRNWGISFEELLTFVQTEKEKELLDFFTQRLKYVLNAEQIRHDVIDAVLESSQLEPYSALHKAQVLEQKLGAPGFKETAEALGRVISISKKGVRGDIQPDLFENEYEANLFDAYQTAKQNLQENFREKDYEAALDSLAALKEPIDAYFDHTMVIADSETLKANRLAQMVSLADEIKSFANMNALIVK is encoded by the coding sequence ATGAGTAAACAGGATTTACTTTTAGAGATCGGATTAGAGGAAATGCCGGCGCGCTTTTTACATGACAGTATGGTTCAGCTTGGCGAGAAGCTGACAGGCTGGCTGAATGAAAAAAATATCACTCACGGTGAAGTGAAGCTCTTCAATACACCTAGACGCCTTGCTGTATTCGTAAAGGATGTAGCAGAAAAACAGGATGATATTAAAGAAGAAGCGAAAGGGCCTGCGAAAAAAATTGCCCTTGATGCAGACGGGAACTGGACAAAAGCGGCAATTGGCTTTTCAAAGGGCCAAGGTGCAGACGTGAATGACCTGTACATCAAAGAAGTAAAAGGCACAGAGTATGTATTTGTGCAAAAATTCCAAGCCGGCCAAGAAACGAAATCGCTTCTGCCGGAACTGAGCGGCTTGGTTACGAGCTTGAACTTCCCGAAAAACATGCGTTGGGGAAATGAAGATTTGCGTTATATCCGGCCAATCAAATGGATTGTCTCTTTATTTGGACAGGATGTCATTCCATTTTCTATCACAAACATTGAGTCTGGCCGGACAACACAGGGACACCGTTTTCTCGGACATGAAGTGTCAATTGATTCACCTTCCGCTTATGAAGAGCAGCTGAAAGAACAGCACGTCATCGCCGACCCTCATATCCGGAAACAGATGATTCAATCTCAGCTGGAAGCGATGGCTGCAGACAACAATTGGAACATTCCAGTTGACGAAGACCTTCTTAATGAAGTGAATCACTTAGTAGAATATCCGACAGCTCTTTACGGTTCATTTGAATCTGAGTTTTTGACAATTCCTGAGGAAGTGCTGGTCACGACAATGAAAGAGCATCAGCGCTACTTCCCTGTCAAAGACAAAAACGGCGATTTACTGCCTTACTTTATCACAGTCCGAAACGGAAACAGCCACGCGATCGAAAATGTGGCACGAGGCAATGAAAAAGTGCTGCGCGCGCGTTTATCTGATGCTTCATTCTTCTACAAGGAAGATCAGAAATTAAACATTGATGCAAATGTGAAGAAGCTTGAAAACATTGTTTTCCATGAAGAGCTTGGTTCTCTTGCTGATAAGGTCAGAAGAGTCACTTCAATCGCAGAGAAGCTTGCGGGCCGTCTTCAGGCTGATGAAGATACATTAAAACATGTGAAGCGGGCTGCTGAAATTTCAAAATTCGATCTTGTCACGCATATGATATACGAATTCCCTGAGCTTCAAGGAATTATGGGTGAAAAGTATGCGAGAATGCTTGGAGAAGATGAAGCTGTGGCTGCGGCAGTCAACGAACACTATATGCCTAGATCAGCAGGCGGAGAAACGCCTTCTACTTTCACTGGAGCTGTTGTAGCAATGTCCGATAAGCTGGATACAATCGCTTCATTCTTCTCTATCGGCGTTATTCCGACTGGTTCTCAGGATCCTTACGGCCTGCGCCGCCAAGCGAGCGGTATTGTTGCGATTCTTCTTGACCGCAACTGGGGAATTTCGTTTGAAGAGCTGCTTACTTTCGTACAAACCGAAAAAGAAAAAGAACTGCTGGATTTCTTCACTCAGCGTCTGAAATATGTCTTGAATGCTGAACAAATCAGACACGATGTCATCGACGCCGTGCTGGAAAGCTCTCAGCTTGAGCCGTACTCAGCGCTGCATAAAGCACAAGTGCTGGAACAAAAGCTTGGTGCACCAGGCTTTAAGGAAACAGCAGAAGCTCTAGGCCGAGTCATCTCTATCAGCAAAAAAGGAGTTCGCGGAGACATTCAGCCTGACCTGTTTGAAAATGAATACGAAGCAAACCTGTTTGATGCCTACCAAACAGCGAAGCAAAACCTTCAGGAAAACTTCCGCGAAAAAGATTACGAGGCGGCGCTTGATTCACTTGCAGCCTTAAAAGAACCGATCGATGCTTACTTTGATCATACAATGGTGATAGCAGATAGCGAGACATTAAAGGCAAACCGTTTGGCGCAAATGGTAAGCTTGGCGGATGAGATCAAGTCCTTTGCGAATATGAATGCCCTTATTGTAAAATAG
- the ccpN gene encoding transcriptional regulator CcpN, translating into MSTIELNKRQEHILQIVKESGPITGEHIAEKLNLTRATLRPDLAILTMSGFLEARPRVGYFYTGKTGTQLLADKLKKLQVKDFQSIPVVIHENVSVYDAICTMFLEDVGTLFVVDRDAVLVGVLSRKDLLRASIGQQELTSVPVHIIMTRMPNITVCRREDYVMDIAKHLIEKQIDALPVIKDTDKGFEVIGRVTKTNMTKILVSLSENEIL; encoded by the coding sequence GTGAGTACGATCGAACTAAATAAACGGCAAGAACATATTTTGCAGATTGTAAAAGAAAGCGGGCCAATTACAGGGGAGCATATTGCAGAAAAGCTGAACCTAACAAGGGCAACGTTGCGTCCGGATTTAGCCATACTCACCATGTCAGGATTCCTCGAGGCGCGCCCGAGAGTCGGTTATTTCTACACTGGGAAAACCGGCACCCAGCTCTTGGCAGATAAACTCAAAAAGCTTCAGGTGAAAGACTTTCAATCTATCCCCGTTGTGATTCATGAAAACGTTTCTGTGTACGATGCGATTTGCACCATGTTTTTAGAAGATGTAGGTACTCTGTTTGTGGTGGACCGCGATGCTGTTTTAGTCGGGGTGCTTTCACGAAAAGACCTGCTGAGAGCGAGCATTGGCCAGCAGGAGCTTACATCTGTCCCTGTTCACATCATCATGACAAGGATGCCGAACATTACAGTGTGCAGACGTGAGGATTATGTGATGGACATTGCAAAGCATCTGATAGAAAAACAAATTGATGCACTGCCTGTTATCAAAGATACCGATAAAGGCTTTGAAGTGATCGGCAGAGTGACAAAAACGAATATGACAAAAATACTTGTCAGTTTATCAGAAAATGAAATCCTATAA
- a CDS encoding YqzL family protein, whose amino-acid sequence MLNFTWNVFSQTGNVDTYLLFKELEKENMDRPEELEDELARFDYPIL is encoded by the coding sequence GTGTTGAATTTTACCTGGAACGTATTTTCTCAAACAGGAAATGTTGATACGTATCTTCTTTTTAAAGAACTGGAAAAAGAGAACATGGATAGACCCGAAGAACTAGAAGATGAGCTAGCCCGATTTGATTATCCAATTTTATAA
- the glyQ gene encoding glycine--tRNA ligase subunit alpha produces MNIQDMILTLQKHWSSQGCVLMQAYDVEKGAGTMSPYTFLRSIGPEPWKVAYVEPSRRPADGRYGENPNRLYQHHQFQVIIKPSPDNIQELYLDSLRALGIDPLEHDIRFVEDNWENPSLGCAGLGWEVWLDGMEITQFTYFQQVGGLECKPVSVEITYGIERLASYIQDKENVFDLEWTSGFTVKDLFMMAEYEHSVYTFETSDVDMLFQLFSTYEKEAIKQMDNGLVHPAYDYVLKCSHTFNLLDAKGAISVTERTGYIARVRNLARKVAKTYYEEREKLGFPMLKGEGSSHE; encoded by the coding sequence ATGAATATTCAAGACATGATTCTAACCTTGCAAAAGCATTGGTCCAGTCAGGGCTGTGTGCTTATGCAGGCATACGATGTAGAAAAAGGGGCCGGCACGATGAGCCCGTATACATTTTTGCGCAGTATCGGCCCTGAGCCGTGGAAAGTGGCTTATGTAGAGCCTTCAAGACGCCCTGCAGACGGCCGTTACGGGGAGAACCCGAACAGACTGTATCAGCATCATCAATTCCAGGTCATTATTAAACCGTCTCCTGATAATATTCAAGAGCTGTATTTAGATTCCTTGCGCGCGCTTGGAATTGATCCGCTTGAGCATGATATTCGCTTTGTTGAAGACAACTGGGAGAATCCGTCATTAGGCTGCGCGGGTCTTGGCTGGGAAGTATGGCTTGATGGAATGGAAATCACTCAATTTACGTATTTCCAGCAGGTCGGAGGACTAGAGTGTAAACCAGTTTCTGTAGAGATTACGTACGGAATTGAGCGCCTCGCGTCTTATATCCAGGATAAAGAGAATGTTTTCGACTTGGAGTGGACATCAGGGTTTACAGTAAAAGATTTATTCATGATGGCAGAATACGAGCATTCCGTCTATACGTTTGAAACGTCAGACGTTGATATGCTGTTCCAATTATTCAGCACGTATGAAAAAGAAGCGATTAAGCAAATGGATAACGGGCTTGTTCATCCGGCATATGATTATGTGCTAAAATGCTCGCACACTTTCAACCTGCTTGACGCCAAAGGCGCGATCTCTGTTACCGAGCGGACAGGCTATATCGCAAGAGTGCGGAATTTAGCGAGAAAAGTAGCAAAAACCTATTATGAGGAACGAGAAAAGCTAGGGTTCCCAATGCTTAAAGGGGAGGGTTCTTCTCATGAGTAA
- the era gene encoding GTPase Era produces the protein MTNESFKSGFVSIIGRPNVGKSTFLNRVIGQKIAIMSDKPQTTRNKVQGVLTTGTSQTIFIDTPGIHKPKHKLGDFMMKVAQNTLKEVDMILFMINAEEGYGKGDEFIIEKLQNLSTPVFLIVNKIDKIHPDQLLLLIDEYRGRYPFKEIVPISALEGNNIETLLTQIEAYLPEGPQFYPSDQVTDHPERFIISELIREKVLHLTREEIPHSIAVAIESIKGQDNGSVHVAATIVVERDSQKGIVIGKKGSLLKEVGKRARADIEALLGSRVYLELWVKVQKDWRNKMSQLRDFGFKEDEY, from the coding sequence ATGACGAACGAAAGCTTTAAATCAGGATTTGTATCTATTATCGGAAGACCAAACGTGGGAAAGTCCACATTTTTGAACAGAGTCATTGGACAAAAAATCGCAATTATGAGCGATAAGCCCCAAACGACGAGAAACAAAGTGCAAGGAGTTCTGACGACAGGTACATCACAAACGATTTTTATTGACACACCCGGGATTCATAAGCCTAAGCATAAGCTTGGGGACTTTATGATGAAAGTGGCGCAAAATACATTAAAAGAAGTCGATATGATCTTGTTTATGATCAACGCCGAGGAAGGCTACGGGAAGGGCGACGAATTCATTATTGAGAAATTGCAGAATCTGTCCACGCCTGTATTTTTAATCGTAAACAAAATTGACAAAATTCATCCCGATCAATTGCTTCTGTTAATTGACGAATACCGCGGACGTTATCCTTTTAAGGAAATTGTTCCAATTTCTGCTCTAGAGGGAAATAATATCGAAACATTGCTCACTCAGATTGAAGCATATTTGCCGGAAGGGCCGCAATTCTATCCGAGTGACCAAGTAACCGACCATCCGGAGCGCTTTATCATTTCTGAACTTATCAGGGAAAAAGTGCTGCATTTGACGAGAGAAGAGATCCCGCATAGCATTGCGGTAGCCATCGAATCAATCAAAGGGCAGGACAATGGTTCTGTTCACGTGGCGGCCACGATTGTGGTCGAACGGGACTCCCAAAAAGGCATTGTAATCGGGAAAAAAGGAAGCCTGCTAAAAGAAGTCGGAAAAAGAGCGAGAGCGGATATTGAAGCGTTGTTAGGCTCCCGTGTCTACCTTGAATTATGGGTCAAAGTGCAGAAAGACTGGCGTAATAAAATGTCCCAGCTTCGCGATTTTGGCTTTAAAGAGGATGAATATTAA
- the dnaG gene encoding DNA primase has product MGNRIPDEIVDQVQKSADIVEVIGDYVQLKKQGRNYFGLCPFHGESTPSFSVSPDKQIFHCFGCGAGGNVFSFLRQMEGYSFAESVSHLADKYQIDFPDDITVHSGARPESSVEQKMAEAHELLKKFYHHLLINTKEGQEALDYLLSRGFTKELIDEFQIGYALDSWDFITKFLVKRGYSETEMERAGLLIRREDGSGFFDRFRNRVMFPIHDHHGAVVAFSGRALGSQQPKYMNSPETPLFHKSKLLYNFYKARLHIRKQERAVLFEGFADVISAVDSGVKESIATMGTSLTDEHVKILRRNVEEIILCYDSDKAGYEATLKASELLQSKGCKVRVAMIPDGLDPDDYIKKFGGEKFKNDIIDASVTVMAFKMQYFRKGKNLSDEGDRLTYIKDVLKEISTLSGSLEQEVYVKQLASEFSLSQESLTEQLAVFSKQSKPADNGGETKTRRAHLTTKARQKRLRPAYENAERLLLAHMLRDRSVIKKVIDRVGFQFNIDEHRALAAYLYAFYEEGAELTPQHLMARVTDDHISQLLSDILMLQMNQELSEAELSDYVKKVLNHRNWSMIKEKEAERAEAERQKDFLRAASLAQEIVTLNRSLK; this is encoded by the coding sequence ATGGGAAATCGGATACCAGATGAAATTGTGGATCAGGTGCAAAAGTCGGCAGATATCGTTGAAGTCATAGGTGATTATGTTCAATTAAAGAAGCAAGGCCGAAACTACTTTGGACTCTGTCCTTTTCATGGAGAAAGCACACCTTCGTTTTCCGTATCGCCCGACAAACAGATTTTTCATTGCTTTGGCTGCGGAGCGGGCGGCAATGTTTTCTCTTTTTTAAGGCAGATGGAAGGTTATTCATTTGCTGAGTCGGTTTCTCACCTTGCTGACAAATACCAGATTGATTTTCCGGATGATATCACAGTCCATTCCGGAGCCCGACCAGAATCTTCCGTAGAACAAAAAATGGCTGAGGCTCATGAGCTCTTGAAGAAATTTTACCATCATTTGTTAATAAATACAAAAGAAGGTCAAGAAGCACTGGATTATCTGCTTTCAAGGGGCTTTACGAAAGAGCTGATTGATGAATTTCAGATCGGCTATGCTCTTGATTCCTGGGACTTCATCACGAAGTTTCTCGTGAAGAGGGGCTATAGTGAGACGGAAATGGAAAGAGCGGGTCTTTTGATCAGACGTGAAGACGGAAGCGGATTTTTTGACCGTTTCCGAAACCGTGTCATGTTTCCGATCCATGATCATCACGGGGCTGTTGTTGCGTTCTCAGGCAGGGCTCTTGGCAGTCAGCAGCCTAAATATATGAACAGTCCTGAAACACCGCTTTTTCATAAAAGTAAACTGCTTTACAATTTTTATAAGGCCCGCCTTCATATCAGAAAGCAGGAAAGAGCGGTCTTATTTGAGGGCTTTGCCGATGTCATATCGGCCGTAGACTCCGGTGTGAAAGAGAGTATAGCCACGATGGGAACGTCTCTGACAGATGAGCATGTCAAGATTCTGAGAAGAAACGTCGAGGAGATCATTCTTTGCTACGACTCCGATAAAGCCGGATATGAAGCCACCTTAAAAGCTTCTGAACTTCTGCAGAGTAAAGGATGCAAAGTCAGAGTTGCAATGATTCCTGACGGATTGGACCCCGACGATTACATCAAAAAGTTCGGCGGGGAAAAATTTAAAAACGACATTATCGACGCCAGTGTCACCGTGATGGCGTTCAAAATGCAATATTTCCGAAAAGGAAAGAACCTGTCCGATGAAGGTGATCGCTTAACTTACATTAAAGATGTACTGAAAGAAATCAGCACGCTTTCAGGATCGCTTGAGCAGGAAGTCTATGTCAAACAGCTTGCTTCAGAGTTTTCGCTTTCACAGGAGTCTTTAACCGAACAGCTGGCTGTTTTCAGCAAGCAAAGCAAACCTGCTGACAATGGCGGTGAGACGAAAACACGGCGAGCGCATCTAACGACAAAGGCGAGGCAAAAACGCCTGCGTCCGGCGTATGAAAATGCAGAAAGGCTGTTACTCGCCCACATGCTTCGAGATCGGAGCGTCATTAAAAAAGTGATTGACCGGGTAGGCTTTCAATTTAATATTGATGAGCACCGCGCATTAGCCGCCTATCTTTACGCTTTTTATGAAGAGGGAGCCGAGCTGACGCCGCAGCATCTGATGGCAAGGGTGACGGATGATCATATAAGCCAGCTGTTGTCTGATATTTTAATGCTTCAGATGAATCAAGAACTCAGCGAAGCCGAGTTATCAGATTATGTAAAAAAAGTGTTGAATCACAGAAATTGGTCAATGATAAAAGAAAAAGAAGCGGAAAGAGCCGAAGCCGAAAGGCAAAAAGATTTTTTAAGGGCTGCTTCTCTTGCTCAAGAAATCGTTACATTGAACCGATCTTTAAAATGA
- the recO gene encoding DNA repair protein RecO, translating to MLTKCEGIVLRTNDYGETNKIVTLLTREHGKVGVMARGAKKPNSRLSAVSQPFLYGSFLMQKTSGLGTLQQGEMILSLRGIREDLFLTAYAAYITELVDRGTEEKKPNPYLFEFILESLKQLNEGTDPDVIIFIVQMKMLGVMGLYPELNHCVHCKSQDGTFHFSIRDNGFICHRCFEKDPYRVPIKPQTARLLRLFYYFDLSRLGNVSLKQETKAELKQVIDLYYEEYSGLYLKSKRFLDQVESMKHLMGENKS from the coding sequence ATGCTGACAAAATGTGAAGGAATCGTTCTTCGCACAAATGATTACGGAGAGACGAATAAAATCGTTACTTTACTGACAAGAGAACACGGAAAAGTAGGTGTGATGGCCAGAGGCGCCAAAAAACCGAACAGCCGTTTATCAGCAGTCAGCCAGCCCTTTTTGTATGGCTCGTTCTTAATGCAAAAAACATCCGGCCTCGGAACGCTTCAGCAGGGGGAAATGATCCTCAGCTTGAGAGGTATCAGGGAAGATCTGTTTTTAACAGCATATGCTGCTTATATCACCGAGTTAGTCGACAGAGGCACAGAAGAAAAAAAGCCGAACCCTTATTTGTTTGAATTCATTTTAGAATCGCTCAAACAGCTGAATGAAGGAACTGACCCGGACGTTATCATCTTTATCGTTCAAATGAAAATGCTCGGTGTCATGGGGCTGTATCCCGAGCTCAATCACTGTGTGCATTGTAAAAGCCAGGATGGGACCTTTCATTTTTCTATCCGTGATAATGGTTTTATTTGCCACCGCTGTTTTGAAAAAGATCCTTACAGGGTTCCGATTAAACCGCAAACAGCAAGGCTGTTGAGACTGTTTTATTACTTTGATTTATCGAGGCTGGGCAATGTGTCCTTAAAACAGGAAACAAAAGCTGAATTGAAGCAAGTGATTGATTTATATTATGAAGAATACTCAGGGTTATATTTAAAATCAAAGCGCTTTTTAGATCAAGTGGAGAGCATGAAACATCTTATGGGCGAAAACAAAAGTTGA